A stretch of DNA from Synechococcus sp. JA-3-3Ab:
AGGCGGTGGTCGGGGTAGATCAGCTCGTAGAAGTGGTTTTGCTCGGCGGGAGAGAGCTTGTCCAGCTCCACCTGCAGCCAGGCCGGCATCGCCCTGTCTTTGAACAGCAGCGCCGGATCCCAGTCGGCGTAGTCCACCAGGCAAACCAAGCCCAGCTCCGCCTCCTGGAGCATACGCATCAAGTCTGGGATTAAAAACCCCTTGTCGCCGGGCAAGAGGTAGTTGGCGCGGATGTTGGTGTCGTCGCTGTAGATCTGGGGATCCCAGTGCAGGGAGACCCGCAGCTCGTCAGAGGCCAGGCTGGCCATGAACTCCCGCACCCGCCGGCAGGCTTCGGGCGTGGGCAGATCAAACAACCCCAGCAGCCGGAACGCCTCCTGCATGCGCAAGATCACCTGCCGCTGGTAGGCGTGGTGCAGGTTGGCCCGCAGGATGCCGTCCGGCTTGAGCACCCGCTTGAGCGCCTTCAAGCCCGCCACCGGATCCTCGAGCAAATAGAGCACGTCGTTGAGGCTGATGAAGTCAAACTGCTGCCCCAGTTGTTCAATTTCCAGCAGGTCGAGGGCGTACAGCTCCACCTCTCCGAAGCCGTGGTAGCGCAGGCGTCGCTCCGTCGCCCGCACCGACTCCGGCGAGAGGTCGCAGGCCACCAGCCGTGCCCCCGGGTTGGCCTCCGCCAAGATCAAGGTCTCCCAGCCGGAGCCACAGCCGACATTGAGGATGGCGATCCCCTCGCTGGGCAGGATGGCGCGGGTGCGGGCGTATTGGGCCGTCGTCCAGCTTGAGCGGTATAGGCTGCCGATGGCGTTGCGCCCTGAGGCCTCAACGGGCACGTTGGGATAGGGCAGTTCCTCGTAGACTTGCCGCAAAGACTCGGTCGTGCTGCCGGCCATGGGATCCGCTCCAAGAAGCTGCTCCCTATGCTACTGCCTCAGGAAGGCCGCGATGGCAGCGGCAATGGCCTCATTGCCCCCCCGATCCAACTTCTCCGACGCCTGGGGTGGGTAGGGGGGATCCCGCAGGAAGTCCCAGGATCCCGCAAAGAACTCTTCCGGCGAGAGGATGCGGTGCCATCCGTAGCGCCGCAATCCCTCCACCAACAGGGGCGACTCGGCAAACCCCGACCGGTTGACACAGGCCATGGGCGTGCCACAGCGCAGCGCCTCTGCCAAGGTGCCATAGCCCGGCTTGGACACCACCCAACGGCAGAGGGGCATGACATCCACCGGCCGCCACACCTGGCCGTCTAGAATCTGCAAGTTGGGCAGAGCAGGAGCCTTTGGGTCGAAGGTGAGAAACTGCCAGTCGGGAAAATCCGTCAGCCGCTCGTAAGGCAAGCCCTGCAACCCCAGCCCGCCAAAGGTTAACAAAACCGTGGGCCGCTCCCGCTCCAGCCCCAGGCGCCGGGCCACCTCCTCTCCTGAGTAGCGCGGATCCGACCCCGTCAGCCCCACTGCCTCTTGGTGAGGGAAGGCGGCCATAGGCTCGGCAAAGGGCAGGCGAAACAGCCGCTGGCAGCGCCCGTACAGCTCGCGGATCCAGGCCACCAAGGGCTGAAACTGGGGGCCGTAGTCTTGGTAGATAAAATCCCAGCCGAAGTTGCTGGCCATCCAGCAGGGGATCCCGGCGGCCTCGGCAATGGCGGTGGCGATGGGGGGCACATCCGCCAGGATCAACGGCACCCCCTGGCTGCGAATGAACTCGGCCTCCTCCCGGATGAGGTCGGCAGCCCCCGCTTGAAACGCCTTGAGAGCAGCCAGCGTGGCCGGCAGATCCGCCTGCAAGCCATCCGGCTGCACCACCCCCACATCCAAACCCCGCGGCCGGTGCACAAACTCCCCTTCCCCGTAGCGCTGCAGCAGCCAGGCGGGGGCCGGCGTCACCCAAATGGGCAGGATCTGCGCATCCTGCCGCCGCAAAGTGTTCACCACCGCCGCCAGCCGGGTGACGTGCCCAAACCCGTGGGCCGTTGCCGCTACATAGAGAGGAATGGGATTCACCGCCATAGCCTTAAGAAAGAACAGGCTGAGGTTTTTCCCGCCGGGATCCCCAGAGGTTGCCGGCCAAGATAAGTCCCAGGCCCAGCACCGATCCCGGCGCGATCGGCTCCCGCAACAGCACCCCAATCAGCCCCAGCGACAAGAATGGCGTTACATAGACCCAATTGGCCAGGGATCCGCGCTCGTGGGCCAGCTCCAGGGCCCGCAGCCAAAACACAAAAGTCAACCCCATCTCCGCCAAGCCGATGTAGGCTGCCCAGGCCAGCCCCGCCATTGTCCACCTCAGCTCCTGAAACGGCAAGAGCAGCAGGCAGTAGAAGCTGCCGAAGACAAACCCCATGAACAGCTTCAGCACCGCGTCCCGTCCATCCCGCACATTGAGCAGCCAGTAGAGGGCCCAAATGGCAGCGCTGCCCACCGCCAGCCCCACCCCCCAGGGATCCTCCACCTGCCAGGTGTCCCAGGATCCCCCCGTGGCCACCAGCACCGCCCCCACTAGGCTCATGCCCAAAGCCAGCAGCAGCCGCCCGCGCAGGCGCTCCCCCAACAGCGGCGCCGCCAAGAGAGCCAGCAGCAGCGGCCAGGTGTAATTCAAAGCCAGCGCCGCCTGGGCCGAGAGGCGATCATAGGCCTGGAACAGCACCCCGTAGTAGCCAAGCGGGTTAAGTAGCCCCTGCAGCGCCGACAAGGCAATCTGGGATCGCTTCTGCTGGCGGACAAGATGCGCCCGCCCTGTAGCCACCAGAACCATCCCCAAGATCAGGCAGGAGCTGCACGCGGAAAAAATTAGCAAAAGCGTTGGCGCAAGGTGTTGCAGGCCAAACTTAAAGGCGCTGGCCGCCGTGGCCCAGCCCAAGATAGCTGCCGCCAGGTAGGCATAAGCCCGCCAGGGATCCCTGCCCATCAAAAGCGGTCCAGATCCCTGTCGTCCGCCTTTGGCCTAGCTCCGGTGGAAAGGCCCAGCCGCGGCGCCACCACCCAAACGTAGAGCAGATAGCCCAGCCCCGCCACCACCGTCCACTTGAGAACGGTGCCGAAAACCCGGAAGATCAGCCCCACCAGCAGGATACAGCCCAAAATGGCCAAAACCGTCAGCAGCGGACGCCCCCACGTCTCAGCCCAAGCGCGAATGGCATTTCTCCCCTGAGACGAGCTCAGCTCCCCAGAGGCCCCAGTTGCCTGCTCCAGTTCAAGCTCAAGCTGTCTTAGCCGTTCTTGTTCTGAGAAAGAAAGATCCGACATAGGGAGCAGTCTCCAGAATCCAGCGCCATCTCCATCTTACGGGCTGCTCCCCAAACCCGGCAGGCTAGGCCCGCGCCGACGGGATCTCTTGGGCCATGGCGCGGAACAGATCCAGAGCCGGCCCAGGGCGACGGTTAGGACGCGGAGCCGGGATCTCGTTGGGCACAAACGGCTTCTCAACCACCACCTTGGGCTTGGCAGGCGTAGCCGTTGCCGCAGGGCTAGAGGACTGGGTTGGAGCGGATTGGGCAGGCGCCGGACGAAAAGGGCCGGTAACAAAATCCACTAGGCCGCCGAAGAGAATGCCAAAGAAGGAAAAAAGACCGCCGAACAGCTTTTTGAGGATGCCCATATAAGAGTTTGCCGATGTCGTAAAGTTCTGCAACTGGCCATTCATTATTGTTAAGAACGGGCAGCTTGGCTATAGGTAGATATGCTTTTTTCGACTCAGGGATCCCATACCTGCCTGCCGGTGGCATCAAACCGCCGCAGCGGCAGGGCCAACTCCAGCTCCTGCAGCTCCAGCGGCTCCGAGAAGCGCCGGCTGCGCCCCAGCTCAAAGCCATCCGCTGCCGCCGGATTCACCGCGTAGCCGATATCCGCCATGGCTCCCACCGTGAGGATGCTCAGGGGGTTGGGCACCCCCCGGTCGAGGCGGCTGGTCATCAGCTCGCGGCCCAAGACGCTCTCCCGCCAATGGGCATCGCGGGATCCCTCCCCAAACTGATTCTCTAAAGGAACAGAAGGGGCGTTCCCCCCCAATGTGATAAAAGCGTCAACTGCCCGCGGGCCGATAAAGCGGGGGTCATAGCCCGGCGGCGTCGGCTGATCCCGCCCCACCAACCCTACCGTCAGCCCCTTGGGATCCCAGACGCTGGGCAAAAAGCCAAGCGCATGGCCCAACTCGTGCAGGGCAGTAATGGGCAGATCCCCCCGCTCTTCCAAAGCCGAGAGGTTTTGGCTGTTGAAGAGCACAATTGAATAGAACGGCAAGCCATTCGAGGCCCGCACAAAGCAAGGAGCCGCCCCCCCCAAAACCCGCTCGTTGCCTAGGTCTCTCGCCCTCACCTCTACCAACAGATCGTCAATGGGGAAATTGAGCGGCGTGCTGGGAAATCCCCGATTGCATGCGTCGGCCTGAATAGAGGTGGGGGGCAAATCTGGCTGGTCCCCGACAATGATCTGCTGCCATCTCAAGGCCGCGCTGCGGACAATGGCTTGCTGACTGGGAGTGAGGCTGTTGTCGGGAAAGCGAAGGTCGATCGTGAACTGGGGAACAGAGGTAGGCGTCAGCGAAGGCAGAACAGTCGGGGTAGGGGTGAGGACGACAGCTGGAGTAGAGGTGGGAACGATGGTTGGAATGGGAGTAGGAATGACACTTACCGAAGAGGAACCACCACTTCTCCCGCAAGCCTTGAGCGCCAGCAGCAAGAGCATCGCCACCAGGGATCCGATCGGGCGCAAGCTCCACGTTCTGCCGCCAAGCTTCCGAAAATCCTTCACACTGCCTCCCAACCCAAAAGCCCCACAGCCCAGACAGATCATACCGGTTGCCTCCATTTGCCGAGCAGGATTGGCCCTGGGCTCTGCCACCCATACCCATTCTCAATGGGCGATGTCTAGGAGGCTGGGGAAACCTCTGTGGATCCTCATGAACAAAAACTGGGGCCTGAATGACACAGCAAGGATAGCTTGGTAGCCCCGTATTTTAGTGCGGCGAGGAAAAGCCCGTAAGCAAGTTGCTCGCCAATGGTGTGATTGTTGATGAGGCGTGCCCTTCCTAGGCAAGCACCCAAAACGGTGAAAAACCCGAGTAGGGGCAAGCGCCCAGGAGATGTCTCAGCTAACTTGCTAAGTAGGCAGAACTTTGGGGCTTTGCCCCAAGGAACTGTCTAGAAGCGTCTTGACAGCCCCCTTGCGAGTCCGTTCCTGGACTGCGTAAGAATCCCCTGCCTTTAGGCAGTGGGAGTGTGAATAATAACAGTCACCTCAAGAGTGAGCGAAGATGGGCCTGGCGGCACGTTTTTTTGAGCCCTTTCAATCCAGCAGGTCGGAAGAACCGTCTTCCTCTTCTAGGCTCCAACCCGCCCCCAAAGCGTCCGCTGCTGCCGCCCGCAACGCCTGAGTGTCCGCCCACAACTGCGCAGGATCCGATAGCGGATCCGACAAAGGCACCAAACGCAAGATGCGGCTCTCTTGAACCAGATCGATCACCACACTGGGCCGTTCCCCCTCCAGGCCTGCCACCTCCGAGGGGGAGGGATCCCGCAAGCAGGCGTAGTCAAAGCTGTTTAGGTTGAGATAAAGGCTGCGATTGGCCACCAAGGTAGCCGCCGTTGCATCCTGAAACACCTCCATCACATAGCCCTCCCCCTGCTTTCGTACCCGACCATCGACAATATCGAAGTAGCGAACCCGCCCCAGATCCGCCAGAAGACGGTAAATATCCCGCTTATTAACCAAAATTCCGCTATCTACGATACAGGGGGCACAAGGACGAGTGTCTGTCATGGAGCAGTCGGTCTTGGGGAGCAAGCGGATCGACAACAGGCAAGAAGCAATTAGAAGTAATGCTCAACAACAGCTAGCAACCATCGCAAATCCTCTAGAAAATAGCAACCCCCCACAAGTCTAAGACTCGGGCAAACAAAACCAGAGAACCTCAGGCAATCAAGACGAGAAAAAGTCAACAGCCCTACAAACTTAAGCCATTGCAGTACAGCCCTTTGCTTTGCTCCAAAAAGCCTCTAGCCTGCTTCTCGGAAAGGCTCAGTTCTGGCCTCCCTCGAATGTACCACAGCTTTCCAAAAAGGGGCACCGATCCCTCCCAGGTAAAGGACAAGGGAAACTGGTCAATAGCCAGCAGATTTTCATCTGTATATTGTGGGAAAATAGGTGATTAAAGGGTTTGAGACACTAGATATTGTAGGTAAGGGTGAGGACGGGCCATCGCGACCGAACCTCTGCCCTAGGATGGATCTTGGCTACCCTTTTGATTTACTTGTCCAGATCGTCTGTCATCGATGACGAAAGCTTGCCAACAGCCTGTTGGGCCGCACCACCCACCGCTTGACCAACTTGGGGGCCGAGAGGGGTAGCCTCAGTTAGACGAGTTCTGCTTAGAACATCCAAGAGGCTCTATTAGGTTTAAAGTGAGGAGTAACCCGACAAAGAGTGAGGCTCGACCATGACGCTGGCTCAGGAGGCAACCGCCCAAATCCCCGCCTTTTGCGAAGGGATCCGCTACTTTGGCGATCCCTGGCCGGAATTCGACCGCCTGGGTCAGG
This window harbors:
- a CDS encoding class I SAM-dependent methyltransferase; translation: MAGSTTESLRQVYEELPYPNVPVEASGRNAIGSLYRSSWTTAQYARTRAILPSEGIAILNVGCGSGWETLILAEANPGARLVACDLSPESVRATERRLRYHGFGEVELYALDLLEIEQLGQQFDFISLNDVLYLLEDPVAGLKALKRVLKPDGILRANLHHAYQRQVILRMQEAFRLLGLFDLPTPEACRRVREFMASLASDELRVSLHWDPQIYSDDTNIRANYLLPGDKGFLIPDLMRMLQEAELGLVCLVDYADWDPALLFKDRAMPAWLQVELDKLSPAEQNHFYELIYPDHRLIDFWAEHPGSSLVLPWSDADWLEGRVQLNPILMDNAEFRRNFAQAYEKKLEFTMNWPGASRGRLAIPAPQMAWLGSLLQGPVAVASLIEQAAQAHQIEPEAAQEQALTYLAGLESFLFVMLDPSPASLGAEGA
- a CDS encoding DMT family transporter; amino-acid sequence: MGRDPWRAYAYLAAAILGWATAASAFKFGLQHLAPTLLLIFSACSSCLILGMVLVATGRAHLVRQQKRSQIALSALQGLLNPLGYYGVLFQAYDRLSAQAALALNYTWPLLLALLAAPLLGERLRGRLLLALGMSLVGAVLVATGGSWDTWQVEDPWGVGLAVGSAAIWALYWLLNVRDGRDAVLKLFMGFVFGSFYCLLLLPFQELRWTMAGLAWAAYIGLAEMGLTFVFWLRALELAHERGSLANWVYVTPFLSLGLIGVLLREPIAPGSVLGLGLILAGNLWGSRREKPQPVLS
- a CDS encoding leishmanolysin-related zinc metalloendopeptidase, producing MKDFRKLGGRTWSLRPIGSLVAMLLLLALKACGRSGGSSSVSVIPTPIPTIVPTSTPAVVLTPTPTVLPSLTPTSVPQFTIDLRFPDNSLTPSQQAIVRSAALRWQQIIVGDQPDLPPTSIQADACNRGFPSTPLNFPIDDLLVEVRARDLGNERVLGGAAPCFVRASNGLPFYSIVLFNSQNLSALEERGDLPITALHELGHALGFLPSVWDPKGLTVGLVGRDQPTPPGYDPRFIGPRAVDAFITLGGNAPSVPLENQFGEGSRDAHWRESVLGRELMTSRLDRGVPNPLSILTVGAMADIGYAVNPAAADGFELGRSRRFSEPLELQELELALPLRRFDATGRQVWDP